The sequence CGCGGGTCTCCGCCAGGTCCCAGCGGGTGGCCTCGGTGCCCGCCGTGCGGAAGGCGGCCACGGCGCCGCGCCCGCTGCGGCCCAGGGCGCCGATGACCAGCGCCGTGAACTCCTCGTCCCCGGCCCGTGGCCGCAAGGCGGCGTCCAGGTCGTCCTTGGCCGTGGGGGCGAGCGGCGCGGTGAGCCGGCCCCGGTGCCGGAGCACGGCGAGCGCGGCGCCGAGATAGCCCGCCCAGAACCCGAAGGCGGCGAGCCTGCGCCCGTCCTCGTCCACCAGGTACTCCAGGTCCAGCAGCGCGCCGCCGCCGGCCGCGAACCGGCGCAGCAGCCCGGCGGCACCCGGCTGGCCCTTGTACGCGTGCCCGAAGTAGATGTGACGGTGGATCAGCTCGGGTGGCTCGTCGGGGAGTTCCTTGAGTCCGAGGATCACGGCGTCCCGGGGTGCGCCGGTCCAGGAGCCCGCCGGGGCGGGCCGGCAGCCGGCCGCCTCGTACTCCTCCAGCGGGAAGATCCGCTGCGGGGACTCCTCGACGGTCAGCGTCGCCCCGGCGTCCACCAGGCGGCGGGCGTCGGCGGGCACGACCGGCGTGCGCCGTTCGGTCGTACGGGGCTCGTGGCGCAGCCACAGGTGGAGCGTGGTCATACCAGGTTGGCCTCCGGGCGCGGGGCGTCGGCCGCGAACCGGCCGGCGCTCAGGGGGCTGACGTCCAGGAAGGGTACGCGCCCGAGGTACAGGTCGCGGATCACCTCGCCGACGGCCGGTCCCTGGAGGAAGCCGTGTCCGGAGAATCCGGTGGCGTACAGGAACCGGGACACCGTCGGCGCCTCCCCGATCAGGGCGTTGTGGTCGGGCGTGTTCTCGTACAGGCCCGCCCAGCCGCCGGTGCGCGGCAGGTCCAGCAGGGCGGGCGCGCGGGCGCGCATCGCCTCGGCGAGCCGGGGGATCCAGCGGTCGTGGGTGCCGGTGGCGAACCCGGGCCGCTCGTCCGGGTCGGACATGCCGAGCAGCAGGCCGGGGCCCTCCCGGTGGAAGTAGAGGCTGGTGGTGAAGTCGATGGTCATGGGCAGGGCGGCCGGCAGGTCCGGCACCGGTTGGGTGACGGCGATCTGCCGGCGCAGCGGCTCCACCGGCAGGTCCACGCCCGCCATCGCGCCGACCGCCCGCGACCAGGCGCCGGCCGCGCAGACCACCGTGTCCGTGGCGATCTTGCCGCGAGAGGTACGGACGCCGGTGACGGTGCCGCCGCGCAGGTCGATGCCGGTGACCTCGGTGTGGCGCAGGACGCGGACGCCGAGGGCGCGGGCGGCGCCCGCGTAGCCGTGGACGACGGCCTCGGGGGTGCAGTGGCCGTCGTCCGGGGAGTACGCGGCGGCCAGCAGGCCGTCGGTGGTGATCAGCGGGGAGAGCCGGCGGGCCTCCTCCGGGCCGATCAGGCGGCTGGGCACCCCGAGGGAGTTCTGCAGCCGCACGCCCGCCTCGAAGGAGGCCACCTGCTCCGGGGTGGACAGCAGGAACAGATAGCCGACCCGGTGCAGCCCGATGTCCTGTCCGACCTCCCGCTCGAAGCGGCCGAACGCCTCCAGGCTGCGCGCGCCGAGCCGGATGTTCAGCTCGTCGGAGAACTGCGCGCGCACCCCGCCGGCGGCCTTGGAGGTGGAGCCGGCGGCGAGTTCGTCCCGCTCCACGAGGACGACGTCCCGCACCCCGGCGCGGGCCAGGTGCCAGGCGATGCTCGTGCCGATCACCCCGCCGCCGACGACGACCACCCGTGCCCGCAGCTCCATCGCGCCGCCTTTCTCCTCCTCACCGCCGCCTCGTCAGGACCCGTGGGCGACGGCGTCCAGATGCGGCAGGTGGTGGTCCATCCGCTCCCGTTTGGTGCGCAGATAGGTGATGCTGCTCTCGCACGGCTCGATCAGCAACGGCACCTGCTCGGCGACCTGGACGCCGTGCCGGACGAGCGCCTCCCGTTTGCGCGGGTTGTTGGACAGCAGCCGTACCGAGCGCACCCCGAGGTCGTGCAGGATACCGGCGGCCGCGCCGTAGTCGCGGGCGTCGACCGGCAGGCCCAGCGCGAGGTTCGCCTCCACCGTGTCCAGTCCCTCCGCCTGCAGCGCCATCGCGCGCAGCTTGGCGAGCAGTCCGATGCCGCGTCCCTCGTGGCCGCGCAAGTAGACGACGACGCCGCTGCCTTCGGCGACGACCGCGCGCAGGGCCGCCGCGAGCTGGTCGCCGCACTCGCAGTGCCGGGAGCCGAAGGCGTCCCCGGTCAGGCATTCCGAGTGCAGCCGGGTCAGCACGTTCTCGGTGCCGATCCCGCCGTACACCAGGGCCACTTGTTCGTCGCCGCGGTCGTGGTCCAGGTAACCGATGGCCTGGAATTTCCCGTACACGGTGGGCAGCGGCGCGTTCACGACGCGTTCGACGCCGGAACGCCGGAGGGATTTCTTGCCGAGTACGCCGATGTCGGCGCCGATGTTTTCTGTCATGATCTGATTCCTCAGCAGATATGAAAGGCAGTGAAAAGATGAGTGGTTCGGGTGCGCGGACGGACGGCTGGAAAGCGGCGCACGGAGTGCTGCCGGCGGACACCACCGAGGACGTGCGGACGCGCGGCGCGCGGGTCGCCGTCCTTCCCGTGGGCAGCTTCGAGCAGCACGGCCCGTATCTTCCGCTGGCGACCGACACGCTGGTCGCCTGCGCGGTGGCACGGGGAATCGCCGCCGCGTATCCGGTGCACCTCCTTCCTCCGGTGACGGTCTCCTGCTCGCACGAGCACGCGGCCTGGCCCGGGACCGTCAGCATCTCCGCGGTGACGTTGCACGCCGTGGTCTCGGACATCGCGGCGTCGCTGCGCCGCTCGGGCGTGGCCGCGCTGGTCGTGGTCAACGGGCACGGCGGCAACTACGTGCTGGGCAACGTCGTCCAGGAGGCGTCCGCGCACGGTGAGCGGATGGCCCTGTTCCCGGCCGCAGAGGACTGGGAGACGGCGCGTAAGCGGGCCGGGGTGGCCACCTCGCTGCTCACCGATATGCACGCGGGAGAAATCGAGACGTCCATTCTGCTGCACGCTCACCCCGAATTCGTCCGGCCTGGCCACGAGTCCGCCGATTTCATCGCCGACGACCGCCGTCATCTGCTCACGCTGGGAATGTCCGGCTATAGCGAATCGGGTGTCATAGGCCGTCCTTCTCTGGGCTCGGCGGACAAGGGCAGGAAACTGCTGGCGAGTCTGGCGGAATCCTTCGCGCCGTGTCTCGCGCTGCTCGCCGCTCCGGAATAGCGGGCGGGAAGCCGTCGCGGAGCGTGGGCCCGGCGCGTACGGCCGCGCCGCGGCGCCGGAGCAGGACGGCGGCGCCGGGCAGGCTCGCCAGGAGGCTCAGGACGCCGTAGACGACGGCGACCGCGACGCCGCGGTCCGCGCCGAGCCCGGCCGCACCGAACGCCCACGCCGTGACGCCCTCGCGGGGCCCGAAGCCGCCGACGTTCAGCGGCAGGCCCATGGCCAGCAGGGCGAGTACGGCGAGCGGCAGCAGCACCGCCACCGGGGCGGCCGAGCCGGCGACCCGGGCCGCCACGACGAACAGGGCCAGGTGCCCGGCCAGGACGACCGCGGAGGACAGCGCGACACCGGGTCCGCCGCGCCGCGACGCCAGTCCCTGCCGGGCCTCGCCGAGACGTCGGCGCAGGGCACCGGCCCGGCGGGCCGGCGGGCGGTTCATCCGGACGGCGAGTACGACGGCCAGCACACCGACGGCGGCGAGCCCGGCCGGTGGCGCACCCGCCCGGACCTCGGCGCGCACCGGGGACGGCAGGGTCGCCAGCAGCACCGCGCCGGCCACGGTCAGCGCGAGCTGCCCGGCGACCCGCTCCAGCACCACCGCCGTCACCCCGCGCCGCACGTCACCGGCGCCGCGCCCGTGCCGTACCGCCCGGTGCACATCTCCCAGGACGCCGCCGGGCAGGGCCGCGTTGAGGAACAGCGCGCGGTAGTAGTCGGCGACGGCCGGGCCCAGCGGCAGCCGCAGCCCCAGCCCGGCCGCCACCAACCGCCAGCGCCACGCGCTGCACACGGTGGTGACCGCGCCGATCCCCAGCGCGACCGGCACCGTCCGGACGTCGATCCGGCGCAGCCCGTCGAGCAGCGGGCCGGTGCCGAGCCGCCAGAACAGGATGCCGAGGAGGACGGCGCCGGCGAGCGTGCCGAGGTGCGTGCGCAGGGCCGGGGATCGCCGTGGGGTGGCGCCGTGGGGCGTGGACACCGCCGGCGGCGTGACAGGGGTGCGAGGGGTCTCCTCCGGCACCGCGCGCGTAGGCACCGGGTGCGCCTTCGATGCTCCGCGCATGGGTGCCGGGGGCGTCTGCGGTGTCCCGCGCGGACGTACCGGACCGTCCTCGCGCGCCACGCTCCCGCGCACCGGCCCGGCCTCCGCCACGACGGCCGCGCGCGCTCGACTCGCCGGCGGCCTGCGCGCGTACGTGCCGGTGTCCGTGGCGCGGGACGTCCTCGGGCGCGGTCCCGTCGGTCTCGCGGTCATGCGGGACCGCCCGTCGGCCGGGGCAGCGCCAGCAGGTCGGTGTGGTGGACGGTGACGCGCAGCGTGCCGGTCGCGCAGGCGGTGAGGCGGGCGGTCAGGTAGCGCTCGGCGGCGCCGCGCAGTTCCGGCCGCTGCTCGACCGCCGCGCCCACCCAGCCGCGCAGCCACTGCTCGGTCAGCGCGGCGTCCGCGGGGCCGAGCCGCCATGGACTCGGGTGCGGACGGACCGTCGCGCCGCGCTCGGCGAACACCCGGCGGGCCACCGTGACCGCGTCCGGGCCGAGCAGTCCGGCGCGCCGCTGGTGGGCGTTGAACGCCTCGGTGATCACGGCGTCCAGCGGGTCGGCCGGGGTGAGTTCGACGCGCCCGGTGACGGAGAGGGTGAGCAGGGCCGGGCAGCCGGCGCCCGCGCAGGCGTCCGCCAGGGTCTCGATCTCCGCCCGGGTGAGGACGTCGAGCAGCGCGGACGCGGTCACCAGCGAGGCCCCGGCCAGCGCCCCGGGCGTGAGCCGGGCTAGGTCGCCGCGCCGGGTCTCCACGGTGACGCGGCTGCCGTCGGCGGCGCGGCGCGGGGCGCCGGCGGCGGCGAAGTGCAGCAGGTGGGGATCGCGGTCGTGCAGGACCCAGTGCTGGGCGCCGGCCAGGCGCGGCGCGAGCCAGCGGCCCATCGAGCCGGTGCCGCAGCCCAGGTCGTGCACGACCAGGCCGCCGCCGGCCGGCCGGACCCGCAGCGGGTCGAGCAGTTCCCGCGCGCGGGCCGCCGCGTCGGCGCCCTCCCGCAGCCGCAGCCACTCGGGCGCGTACCGCGGC comes from Streptomyces sp. SCL15-4 and encodes:
- the ribA gene encoding GTP cyclohydrolase II; protein product: MTENIGADIGVLGKKSLRRSGVERVVNAPLPTVYGKFQAIGYLDHDRGDEQVALVYGGIGTENVLTRLHSECLTGDAFGSRHCECGDQLAAALRAVVAEGSGVVVYLRGHEGRGIGLLAKLRAMALQAEGLDTVEANLALGLPVDARDYGAAAGILHDLGVRSVRLLSNNPRKREALVRHGVQVAEQVPLLIEPCESSITYLRTKRERMDHHLPHLDAVAHGS
- a CDS encoding FAD-binding oxidoreductase, with product MELRARVVVVGGGVIGTSIAWHLARAGVRDVVLVERDELAAGSTSKAAGGVRAQFSDELNIRLGARSLEAFGRFEREVGQDIGLHRVGYLFLLSTPEQVASFEAGVRLQNSLGVPSRLIGPEEARRLSPLITTDGLLAAAYSPDDGHCTPEAVVHGYAGAARALGVRVLRHTEVTGIDLRGGTVTGVRTSRGKIATDTVVCAAGAWSRAVGAMAGVDLPVEPLRRQIAVTQPVPDLPAALPMTIDFTTSLYFHREGPGLLLGMSDPDERPGFATGTHDRWIPRLAEAMRARAPALLDLPRTGGWAGLYENTPDHNALIGEAPTVSRFLYATGFSGHGFLQGPAVGEVIRDLYLGRVPFLDVSPLSAGRFAADAPRPEANLV
- a CDS encoding lysylphosphatidylglycerol synthase transmembrane domain-containing protein produces the protein MSTPHGATPRRSPALRTHLGTLAGAVLLGILFWRLGTGPLLDGLRRIDVRTVPVALGIGAVTTVCSAWRWRLVAAGLGLRLPLGPAVADYYRALFLNAALPGGVLGDVHRAVRHGRGAGDVRRGVTAVVLERVAGQLALTVAGAVLLATLPSPVRAEVRAGAPPAGLAAVGVLAVVLAVRMNRPPARRAGALRRRLGEARQGLASRRGGPGVALSSAVVLAGHLALFVVAARVAGSAAPVAVLLPLAVLALLAMGLPLNVGGFGPREGVTAWAFGAAGLGADRGVAVAVVYGVLSLLASLPGAAVLLRRRGAAVRAGPTLRDGFPPAIPERRAARDTARRIPPDSPAVSCPCPPSPEKDGL
- a CDS encoding saccharopine dehydrogenase produces the protein MTTLHLWLRHEPRTTERRTPVVPADARRLVDAGATLTVEESPQRIFPLEEYEAAGCRPAPAGSWTGAPRDAVILGLKELPDEPPELIHRHIYFGHAYKGQPGAAGLLRRFAAGGGALLDLEYLVDEDGRRLAAFGFWAGYLGAALAVLRHRGRLTAPLAPTAKDDLDAALRPRAGDEEFTALVIGALGRSGRGAVAAFRTAGTEATRWDLAETRDLDRPALLGHDVLVNAVLATGFVPPFLRREDLDSPARRLRTLCDVTCDVGSPFNVLPVYDRTTDWARPVRRLRDDPPLDLIAIDNLPSLLPRESSTDFSAALLPQLLAFGPGGAWGRCLDRFHQVCRELGIRERE
- a CDS encoding creatininase family protein; its protein translation is MSGSGARTDGWKAAHGVLPADTTEDVRTRGARVAVLPVGSFEQHGPYLPLATDTLVACAVARGIAAAYPVHLLPPVTVSCSHEHAAWPGTVSISAVTLHAVVSDIAASLRRSGVAALVVVNGHGGNYVLGNVVQEASAHGERMALFPAAEDWETARKRAGVATSLLTDMHAGEIETSILLHAHPEFVRPGHESADFIADDRRHLLTLGMSGYSESGVIGRPSLGSADKGRKLLASLAESFAPCLALLAAPE
- a CDS encoding class I SAM-dependent methyltransferase, whose amino-acid sequence is MPEESYGSGGGPFPAVAGAGPVGRPGERETVRLRGGRSEEPPRYAPEWLRLREGADAAARARELLDPLRVRPAGGGLVVHDLGCGTGSMGRWLAPRLAGAQHWVLHDRDPHLLHFAAAGAPRRAADGSRVTVETRRGDLARLTPGALAGASLVTASALLDVLTRAEIETLADACAGAGCPALLTLSVTGRVELTPADPLDAVITEAFNAHQRRAGLLGPDAVTVARRVFAERGATVRPHPSPWRLGPADAALTEQWLRGWVGAAVEQRPELRGAAERYLTARLTACATGTLRVTVHHTDLLALPRPTGGPA